The following coding sequences lie in one Kryptolebias marmoratus isolate JLee-2015 linkage group LG5, ASM164957v2, whole genome shotgun sequence genomic window:
- the tbc1d5 gene encoding TBC1 domain family member 5 isoform X2 — protein sequence MQHPNFETRHPLQTDEQQETGFDPLLSFNKNRSRGSLDSSSYSQSTFHSYRKEWDDLFLNSNYLARIRQAGIGGRLRSSRFRSVCWKLYLEVLPEDKRQWMSRTKELRAQYEKIKETHITNPRKAAGQQDLVVNNPLSQDEGSLWNKFFQDKELKGMIKQDVFRTFPEIRYFQDEDVRTKLTDILFCYARENEQLLYKQGMHELLAPIVFVLHCDHQAFLHASETASPGEEMKCLLNPAYLEHDAYAMFSQLMETAEPWFSSFEREVRKGKEEMLTSIPFARPQDSGPSVAIVTKVNRIQDQLVKKHDVELHMHLNRLEIAPQIYGIRWVRLLFGREFPLQDLLVVWDALFADSITLDLVDYVFVAMLLYIRDALIASNFQTCLGLLMHYPPIGDINALLQKALFLRDPKNNPRPVNYQFQQNLDYYKTRGADLMNTTRSGSGTKAAPLNMNKVSSSLLNFGRKLISPAVSGTSSSGVSPMNAEVQAASSPAAPLASAPEPVLQHPLAEPSPATAPPPSHTQTQNYRLLKSESMPVHLSKGQSSRTVSSSPSTESLSGGRAQSTSSPPQPLSRGSDVSSSSPPLSASKKESFFSITRSRSHSKSMGRGRETEEDLEAQVSFLQGQINDLEAMSKYCARMMNTHICKIQEVILQEHLKKEDEVLVSLAGLKQIKDILKGALRFNQSQLESEENEEITIADDHYTAAAAAAAAAETALNPVGHLSETRPGGGERPGRDSDLDGSVSTDEKDEEEPAITPPRQQVASSLGSEGRNWDDYILVSQDGDLLAEGRDGGGGGATSEHTLAIRRGRGVVRMEPEGAPGTFHDPLTAGTASGSSSPEEGSTHSKDSDFTIVNPNDL from the exons CAGCTCTTACTCTCAGTCTACTTTCCATTCATACAG GAAAGAATGGGACGACTTGTTCCTCAACAGTAATTACCTGGCCAGGATCCGGCAGGCTGGCATCGGCGGTCGGCTGAGGAGTAGCCGCTTTCGGAGCGTCTGTTGGAAG TTATACCTGGAGGTTCTTCCTGAAGATAAGAGGCAGTGGATGAGCAGGACCAAAGAGCTCCGGGCCCAATATGAGAAGATCAAGGAGACG cacaTCACTAACCCTCGCAAAGCTGCAGGCCAGCAGGACCTGGTGGTCAACAACCCGCTGTCCCAGGATGAAGGG AGCTTGTGGAACAAGTTCTTCCAGGATAAAGAGCTGAAGGGGATGATCAAGCAGGACGTGTTCAGGAC ATTCCCTGAGATCCGCTACTTCCAGGACGAGGACGTGAGGACCAAGCTGACGGACATTCTTTTCTGTTATGCCAGGGAAAACGAGCAGTTGCTGTATAAGCAG GGGATGCACGAGTTGCTGGCTCCCATCGTGTTTGTGCTGCACTGTGACCATCAGGCCTTCCTGCACGCCAGCGAGACCGCCAGCCCCGG ggAGGAGATGAAATGTTTGCTGAACCCTGCGTATCTTGAACACGACGCATA CGCCATGTTCTCGCAGCTGATGGAGACGGCAGAACCGTGGTTCTCCAGCTTCGAGAGGGAAGTGAGGAAG GGTAAGGAAGAGATGCTGACCAGCATCCCGTTCGCCAGGCCCCAGGACTCTGGGCCATCTGTTGCCATAGTGACCAAAGTCAACCGCATCCAGGACCAGCTGGTGAAGAAGCACGACGTGGAACTGCACATGCACCTAAACCGGCTGGAGATCGCCCCCCAAATCTACGGCAT ccgGTGGGTTCGTCTGCTGTTCGGCCGCGAGTTTCCTCTCCAGGACCTGCTGGTGGTGTGGGACGCTCTGTTTGCTGACAGCATCACCCTGGACCTTGTGGACTACGTCTTCGTGGCCATGCTGCTCTACATCCGAGATGCTT TAATTGCTAGTAACTTCCAGACCTGCCTGGGCCTGCTGATGCACTACCCTCCAATAGGAGACATCAACGCTTTGCTGCAAAAGGCTCTGTTCCTCCGAGATCCCAAA aacaATCCTCGCCCGGTGAACTACCAGTTCCAGCAGAACCTGGATTACTATAAAACGAGGGGAGCTGACCTGATGAACACAACGCG GTCCGGCTCCGGGACAAAAGCTGCTCCTCTCAACATGAACAAGGTCTCCAGCAGCCTGCTGAACTTCGGCCGGAAGCTGATCAGCCCGGCCGTGTCCGGCACGTCCAGCAGCGGCGTGTCCCCTATGAACGCCGAGGTACAAGCCGCCTCCTCACCCGCGGCCCCCCTCGCCTCTGCGCCAGAGCCCGTCCTGCAGCACCCGCTCGCCGAGCCCTCTCCTGCCACAGCGCCGCCTCCGAGCCACACCCAGACTCAGAACTACCGCCTGCTGAAGTCTGAAAGTATGCCGGTCCACCTCAGCAAAG GCCAAAGCTCCAGGACGGTCAGCTCCTCTCCGAGCACAGAGAGCCTCTCCGGTGGGCGGGCTCAGTCCACTTCCTCCCCACCTCAGCCCCTCTCCAGAGGAAGTGATGTCAGCTCTTCGTCCCCTCCCCTTTCGGCCTCCAAGAAAGAATCGTTCTTCAGCATCACTCGTTCCCGTTCCCACAGTAAATCCATGGGCAGAGGGAGGGAGACG GAGGAGGACCTGGAGGCCCAGGTGTCGTTCCTGCAGGGACAGATTAACGACCTGGAGGCCATGAGCAAGTACTGTGCCAGGATGATGAATACACACATCT gcAAAATCCAGGAAGTGATTCTCCAGGAACACCTGAAGAAGGAGGACGAAGTTCTGGTGTCACTGGCTGGACTTAAACAG ATCAAAGACATCCTAAAGGGGGCGCTGCGCTTCAATCAGAGTCAGCTGGAGTCCGAGGAGAACGAAGAGATCACCATCGCTGACGATCACTATACGGctgcagcagcggcggcggccgCGGCCGAAACTGCTCTGAATCCCGTCGGTCATCTCAGCGAGACCCGACCAGGAGGAGGCGAGAGGCCGGGCCGGGACTCTGATCTGGACGGGAGCGTGAGCACGGATGAGAAAGACGAGGAAGAGCCCGCGATAACGCCACCCAGGCAGCAG gTGGCGTCGTCTCTGGGCTCAGAGGGTAGGAACTGGGACGATTACATCCTGGTGTCCCAGGACGGAGACCTGCTGGCTGAGGGCAGGGACGGGGGAGGGGGCGGTGCCACGTCGGAGCACACGCTCGCTATAAGGAGAGGCCGCGGCGTGGTGCGAATGGAGCCCGAGGGCGCCCCGGGGACTTTCCACGACCCACTGACGGCCGGCACCGCCTCGGGCTCCTCCAGCCCCGAGGAGGGCTCCACCCACAGCAAGGACTCCGACTTCACCATCGTTAACCCCAACGACCTGTGA
- the tbc1d5 gene encoding TBC1 domain family member 5 isoform X3, whose amino-acid sequence MSRTKELRAQYEKIKETHITNPRKAAGQQDLVVNNPLSQDEGSLWNKFFQDKELKGMIKQDVFRTFPEIRYFQDEDVRTKLTDILFCYARENEQLLYKQGMHELLAPIVFVLHCDHQAFLHASETASPGEEMKCLLNPAYLEHDAYAMFSQLMETAEPWFSSFEREVRKGKEEMLTSIPFARPQDSGPSVAIVTKVNRIQDQLVKKHDVELHMHLNRLEIAPQIYGIRWVRLLFGREFPLQDLLVVWDALFADSITLDLVDYVFVAMLLYIRDALIASNFQTCLGLLMHYPPIGDINALLQKALFLRDPKNNPRPVNYQFQQNLDYYKTRGADLMNTTRSGSGTKAAPLNMNKVSSSLLNFGRKLISPAVSGTSSSGVSPMNAEVQAASSPAAPLASAPEPVLQHPLAEPSPATAPPPSHTQTQNYRLLKSESMPVHLSKDGVSGGASLQAEAHSDAQGQSSRTVSSSPSTESLSGGRAQSTSSPPQPLSRGSDVSSSSPPLSASKKESFFSITRSRSHSKSMGRGRETEEDLEAQVSFLQGQINDLEAMSKYCARMMNTHICKIQEVILQEHLKKEDEVLVSLAGLKQIKDILKGALRFNQSQLESEENEEITIADDHYTAAAAAAAAAETALNPVGHLSETRPGGGERPGRDSDLDGSVSTDEKDEEEPAITPPRQQVASSLGSEGRNWDDYILVSQDGDLLAEGRDGGGGGATSEHTLAIRRGRGVVRMEPEGAPGTFHDPLTAGTASGSSSPEEGSTHSKDSDFTIVNPNDL is encoded by the exons ATGAGCAGGACCAAAGAGCTCCGGGCCCAATATGAGAAGATCAAGGAGACG cacaTCACTAACCCTCGCAAAGCTGCAGGCCAGCAGGACCTGGTGGTCAACAACCCGCTGTCCCAGGATGAAGGG AGCTTGTGGAACAAGTTCTTCCAGGATAAAGAGCTGAAGGGGATGATCAAGCAGGACGTGTTCAGGAC ATTCCCTGAGATCCGCTACTTCCAGGACGAGGACGTGAGGACCAAGCTGACGGACATTCTTTTCTGTTATGCCAGGGAAAACGAGCAGTTGCTGTATAAGCAG GGGATGCACGAGTTGCTGGCTCCCATCGTGTTTGTGCTGCACTGTGACCATCAGGCCTTCCTGCACGCCAGCGAGACCGCCAGCCCCGG ggAGGAGATGAAATGTTTGCTGAACCCTGCGTATCTTGAACACGACGCATA CGCCATGTTCTCGCAGCTGATGGAGACGGCAGAACCGTGGTTCTCCAGCTTCGAGAGGGAAGTGAGGAAG GGTAAGGAAGAGATGCTGACCAGCATCCCGTTCGCCAGGCCCCAGGACTCTGGGCCATCTGTTGCCATAGTGACCAAAGTCAACCGCATCCAGGACCAGCTGGTGAAGAAGCACGACGTGGAACTGCACATGCACCTAAACCGGCTGGAGATCGCCCCCCAAATCTACGGCAT ccgGTGGGTTCGTCTGCTGTTCGGCCGCGAGTTTCCTCTCCAGGACCTGCTGGTGGTGTGGGACGCTCTGTTTGCTGACAGCATCACCCTGGACCTTGTGGACTACGTCTTCGTGGCCATGCTGCTCTACATCCGAGATGCTT TAATTGCTAGTAACTTCCAGACCTGCCTGGGCCTGCTGATGCACTACCCTCCAATAGGAGACATCAACGCTTTGCTGCAAAAGGCTCTGTTCCTCCGAGATCCCAAA aacaATCCTCGCCCGGTGAACTACCAGTTCCAGCAGAACCTGGATTACTATAAAACGAGGGGAGCTGACCTGATGAACACAACGCG GTCCGGCTCCGGGACAAAAGCTGCTCCTCTCAACATGAACAAGGTCTCCAGCAGCCTGCTGAACTTCGGCCGGAAGCTGATCAGCCCGGCCGTGTCCGGCACGTCCAGCAGCGGCGTGTCCCCTATGAACGCCGAGGTACAAGCCGCCTCCTCACCCGCGGCCCCCCTCGCCTCTGCGCCAGAGCCCGTCCTGCAGCACCCGCTCGCCGAGCCCTCTCCTGCCACAGCGCCGCCTCCGAGCCACACCCAGACTCAGAACTACCGCCTGCTGAAGTCTGAAAGTATGCCGGTCCACCTCAGCAAAG ATGGGGTTTCAGGTGGAGCGTCTCTCCAAGCAGAGGCTCACTCTGACGCACAAG GCCAAAGCTCCAGGACGGTCAGCTCCTCTCCGAGCACAGAGAGCCTCTCCGGTGGGCGGGCTCAGTCCACTTCCTCCCCACCTCAGCCCCTCTCCAGAGGAAGTGATGTCAGCTCTTCGTCCCCTCCCCTTTCGGCCTCCAAGAAAGAATCGTTCTTCAGCATCACTCGTTCCCGTTCCCACAGTAAATCCATGGGCAGAGGGAGGGAGACG GAGGAGGACCTGGAGGCCCAGGTGTCGTTCCTGCAGGGACAGATTAACGACCTGGAGGCCATGAGCAAGTACTGTGCCAGGATGATGAATACACACATCT gcAAAATCCAGGAAGTGATTCTCCAGGAACACCTGAAGAAGGAGGACGAAGTTCTGGTGTCACTGGCTGGACTTAAACAG ATCAAAGACATCCTAAAGGGGGCGCTGCGCTTCAATCAGAGTCAGCTGGAGTCCGAGGAGAACGAAGAGATCACCATCGCTGACGATCACTATACGGctgcagcagcggcggcggccgCGGCCGAAACTGCTCTGAATCCCGTCGGTCATCTCAGCGAGACCCGACCAGGAGGAGGCGAGAGGCCGGGCCGGGACTCTGATCTGGACGGGAGCGTGAGCACGGATGAGAAAGACGAGGAAGAGCCCGCGATAACGCCACCCAGGCAGCAG gTGGCGTCGTCTCTGGGCTCAGAGGGTAGGAACTGGGACGATTACATCCTGGTGTCCCAGGACGGAGACCTGCTGGCTGAGGGCAGGGACGGGGGAGGGGGCGGTGCCACGTCGGAGCACACGCTCGCTATAAGGAGAGGCCGCGGCGTGGTGCGAATGGAGCCCGAGGGCGCCCCGGGGACTTTCCACGACCCACTGACGGCCGGCACCGCCTCGGGCTCCTCCAGCCCCGAGGAGGGCTCCACCCACAGCAAGGACTCCGACTTCACCATCGTTAACCCCAACGACCTGTGA
- the tbc1d5 gene encoding TBC1 domain family member 5 isoform X1, protein MQHPNFETRHPLQTDEQQETGFDPLLSFNKNRSRGSLDSSSYSQSTFHSYRKEWDDLFLNSNYLARIRQAGIGGRLRSSRFRSVCWKLYLEVLPEDKRQWMSRTKELRAQYEKIKETHITNPRKAAGQQDLVVNNPLSQDEGSLWNKFFQDKELKGMIKQDVFRTFPEIRYFQDEDVRTKLTDILFCYARENEQLLYKQGMHELLAPIVFVLHCDHQAFLHASETASPGEEMKCLLNPAYLEHDAYAMFSQLMETAEPWFSSFEREVRKGKEEMLTSIPFARPQDSGPSVAIVTKVNRIQDQLVKKHDVELHMHLNRLEIAPQIYGIRWVRLLFGREFPLQDLLVVWDALFADSITLDLVDYVFVAMLLYIRDALIASNFQTCLGLLMHYPPIGDINALLQKALFLRDPKNNPRPVNYQFQQNLDYYKTRGADLMNTTRSGSGTKAAPLNMNKVSSSLLNFGRKLISPAVSGTSSSGVSPMNAEVQAASSPAAPLASAPEPVLQHPLAEPSPATAPPPSHTQTQNYRLLKSESMPVHLSKDGVSGGASLQAEAHSDAQGQSSRTVSSSPSTESLSGGRAQSTSSPPQPLSRGSDVSSSSPPLSASKKESFFSITRSRSHSKSMGRGRETEEDLEAQVSFLQGQINDLEAMSKYCARMMNTHICKIQEVILQEHLKKEDEVLVSLAGLKQIKDILKGALRFNQSQLESEENEEITIADDHYTAAAAAAAAAETALNPVGHLSETRPGGGERPGRDSDLDGSVSTDEKDEEEPAITPPRQQVASSLGSEGRNWDDYILVSQDGDLLAEGRDGGGGGATSEHTLAIRRGRGVVRMEPEGAPGTFHDPLTAGTASGSSSPEEGSTHSKDSDFTIVNPNDL, encoded by the exons CAGCTCTTACTCTCAGTCTACTTTCCATTCATACAG GAAAGAATGGGACGACTTGTTCCTCAACAGTAATTACCTGGCCAGGATCCGGCAGGCTGGCATCGGCGGTCGGCTGAGGAGTAGCCGCTTTCGGAGCGTCTGTTGGAAG TTATACCTGGAGGTTCTTCCTGAAGATAAGAGGCAGTGGATGAGCAGGACCAAAGAGCTCCGGGCCCAATATGAGAAGATCAAGGAGACG cacaTCACTAACCCTCGCAAAGCTGCAGGCCAGCAGGACCTGGTGGTCAACAACCCGCTGTCCCAGGATGAAGGG AGCTTGTGGAACAAGTTCTTCCAGGATAAAGAGCTGAAGGGGATGATCAAGCAGGACGTGTTCAGGAC ATTCCCTGAGATCCGCTACTTCCAGGACGAGGACGTGAGGACCAAGCTGACGGACATTCTTTTCTGTTATGCCAGGGAAAACGAGCAGTTGCTGTATAAGCAG GGGATGCACGAGTTGCTGGCTCCCATCGTGTTTGTGCTGCACTGTGACCATCAGGCCTTCCTGCACGCCAGCGAGACCGCCAGCCCCGG ggAGGAGATGAAATGTTTGCTGAACCCTGCGTATCTTGAACACGACGCATA CGCCATGTTCTCGCAGCTGATGGAGACGGCAGAACCGTGGTTCTCCAGCTTCGAGAGGGAAGTGAGGAAG GGTAAGGAAGAGATGCTGACCAGCATCCCGTTCGCCAGGCCCCAGGACTCTGGGCCATCTGTTGCCATAGTGACCAAAGTCAACCGCATCCAGGACCAGCTGGTGAAGAAGCACGACGTGGAACTGCACATGCACCTAAACCGGCTGGAGATCGCCCCCCAAATCTACGGCAT ccgGTGGGTTCGTCTGCTGTTCGGCCGCGAGTTTCCTCTCCAGGACCTGCTGGTGGTGTGGGACGCTCTGTTTGCTGACAGCATCACCCTGGACCTTGTGGACTACGTCTTCGTGGCCATGCTGCTCTACATCCGAGATGCTT TAATTGCTAGTAACTTCCAGACCTGCCTGGGCCTGCTGATGCACTACCCTCCAATAGGAGACATCAACGCTTTGCTGCAAAAGGCTCTGTTCCTCCGAGATCCCAAA aacaATCCTCGCCCGGTGAACTACCAGTTCCAGCAGAACCTGGATTACTATAAAACGAGGGGAGCTGACCTGATGAACACAACGCG GTCCGGCTCCGGGACAAAAGCTGCTCCTCTCAACATGAACAAGGTCTCCAGCAGCCTGCTGAACTTCGGCCGGAAGCTGATCAGCCCGGCCGTGTCCGGCACGTCCAGCAGCGGCGTGTCCCCTATGAACGCCGAGGTACAAGCCGCCTCCTCACCCGCGGCCCCCCTCGCCTCTGCGCCAGAGCCCGTCCTGCAGCACCCGCTCGCCGAGCCCTCTCCTGCCACAGCGCCGCCTCCGAGCCACACCCAGACTCAGAACTACCGCCTGCTGAAGTCTGAAAGTATGCCGGTCCACCTCAGCAAAG ATGGGGTTTCAGGTGGAGCGTCTCTCCAAGCAGAGGCTCACTCTGACGCACAAG GCCAAAGCTCCAGGACGGTCAGCTCCTCTCCGAGCACAGAGAGCCTCTCCGGTGGGCGGGCTCAGTCCACTTCCTCCCCACCTCAGCCCCTCTCCAGAGGAAGTGATGTCAGCTCTTCGTCCCCTCCCCTTTCGGCCTCCAAGAAAGAATCGTTCTTCAGCATCACTCGTTCCCGTTCCCACAGTAAATCCATGGGCAGAGGGAGGGAGACG GAGGAGGACCTGGAGGCCCAGGTGTCGTTCCTGCAGGGACAGATTAACGACCTGGAGGCCATGAGCAAGTACTGTGCCAGGATGATGAATACACACATCT gcAAAATCCAGGAAGTGATTCTCCAGGAACACCTGAAGAAGGAGGACGAAGTTCTGGTGTCACTGGCTGGACTTAAACAG ATCAAAGACATCCTAAAGGGGGCGCTGCGCTTCAATCAGAGTCAGCTGGAGTCCGAGGAGAACGAAGAGATCACCATCGCTGACGATCACTATACGGctgcagcagcggcggcggccgCGGCCGAAACTGCTCTGAATCCCGTCGGTCATCTCAGCGAGACCCGACCAGGAGGAGGCGAGAGGCCGGGCCGGGACTCTGATCTGGACGGGAGCGTGAGCACGGATGAGAAAGACGAGGAAGAGCCCGCGATAACGCCACCCAGGCAGCAG gTGGCGTCGTCTCTGGGCTCAGAGGGTAGGAACTGGGACGATTACATCCTGGTGTCCCAGGACGGAGACCTGCTGGCTGAGGGCAGGGACGGGGGAGGGGGCGGTGCCACGTCGGAGCACACGCTCGCTATAAGGAGAGGCCGCGGCGTGGTGCGAATGGAGCCCGAGGGCGCCCCGGGGACTTTCCACGACCCACTGACGGCCGGCACCGCCTCGGGCTCCTCCAGCCCCGAGGAGGGCTCCACCCACAGCAAGGACTCCGACTTCACCATCGTTAACCCCAACGACCTGTGA